In Siniperca chuatsi isolate FFG_IHB_CAS linkage group LG24, ASM2008510v1, whole genome shotgun sequence, the DNA window ATTATTGGATGATTATAATTTAAGTGTTAATATGTAAGTGGTACTTTAATGTTATAGTTGGTTGAGGTGCAGCTAATCAcacatactgttgggtagtttcatccataacaatgcatcatcttttataaactgatcatgttttgtctgtaaaatcttAAATCCATGGTTCCCATACCTTCtcaaacatcaaattcaaggaaTTTTCAAGGGCTTTCCAGGCccaattccctcaaattcaTGGACCCAACGTGGCATAGTTTGAGACACGGATCAAGGTTAGttactgttacaacactgagaatttTCATACAGAGAACTAGCAGGCTTCTCAATTGTGCTATCACGgtgatgttactttaagtaaaaaaaaaactattcttgcacaaaatatacattcaagcactttcaatgacccatgtctatttatgtctattttcaaaaacttttcaCAAACTTACAAGGATTTCAAGGACCTGTGGGAACCCTGTAAATCTGAAAAGAGCAATACGCATTGAGCAGAGCAAGCCTCCATCAAATACATTCAAGTATGTCAGTTTCTTCAGTTGATTCCATCACTTTATCACCACAAATGTTCCCATCTAGCTGCATATGTCTTATACTTGCCATTGGTTTGTGCAATTAATATGTCTACTGTGCAGTGACAACAagtttaaattgtttatttgcCAGGTTTGTGTTGATAATGAATATTTGATGAATGAATAAGATGCTGAGGCTCACCACCTGTTCTGGTCCCGAGCAGGGCCTTTCAAACAGATCTTTATTcttctggggggaaaaacagatacatgtctttctttttttctttttacactaATTCTAATTGTTAACATATGGTCTGCAGACCTTTAGCTGACTTTATAACTTCATGAAATCCTGCATGGCTGAAAATGTGAATGATCAAAGCTTGGAAGTGTGAAGAAATTTGTACTAAATCAGTTTGGTTATTGTGCTCTgttgaagaaagaaagaagcttGACTACGTGTGCCTAGACTGTAATGTATCATGTAACAATTTTCAAAGTGTGTATTCCACAAAGAAATCTTTTATTGCTTGTATAAATACTTTCTATACAAAATGACATCTCATTGCTCCATTTAACGCATGAAGGCATTATAAAATTTGATGTACAAAATTTTACacaaactacatacagtatctcattTGGAGTGTGGGTTATATTTCATTGAATATACAAAACAGAACACTGAAAAGGTCTAAGGCAAGCAAAGAATTGGCACAAGGCATAAGGTGAGACTGAAAATGAAAGTCAACCAAAGCTGCAATCTCATTCATCTTTTACATATTTCTGATCTTCTTTTCTATACAAAAATCCATTTCGGAATCCTAATTCCCTTTGTTAAGTATTGCTCTCCCTGTATTATAGCTTCCATATAATAACAGTACAAAATATGGCTATTTGGCATGGACTGTAGATGTCAGAAGAGTTGACTGAggtctttgtgtctgtgcttAGCGTAGAGCTACATCACCTGGTCAGCTGTAGTGCCtattgtgtttattgctaatgtCCTCGGAGTCACTGATGTCACTGAGGGAGCACAGGCTGCTCTTCAGGGTGCTTCCTGTTCCAGCTTCAGTCAGACCTGCCGGgcacaaaacagctgtttacttTGCAGACAGGACAAGTCTAAAATACAGCTGAGACCACCATCATCGCACTTTATTATAAAACCACATTTATACTCCAACGTATCCTGCTATAAAGATCATAAAAACTGACCTGATTTGGCAGCCTTTCCTGTGGAGGTTCCCCAGACGCTGGTGCTGGGTGAGTCCAGGCTCTTCCTCATTGGTCCAGAGCCCTGAGCTGGTTTagacatttcctgtctgtcctccaagGAGGAGACCATCCACTCACTGCTCTCCTCTAGATCTGTGTACTGTCACCACATACAGAAACATTATTCAAAGATTTTACCATCCAGGATAACTTGCTTGAGGCTAACACCGCTTTTTACTACATAATAATATCAAATAAGCTAGCAACATTGTACACAAAAGCTATGCACTGAGGTCCCATCACAGAGTGAATCTCACCGTGAGTTCCTGAACCTCGTCCTTCCTCTCTGGTAAGATGCTGACGCCCCCTGCTGGTTTCTTTACCGCTCTCTCCGCAAACTGCTTCTCCATTTGTCTGGCCAGGTCATTGATTTTGTTCtctaaaaaggaaaagacaagTCATAAAATACATTCATGTGGTTTCATTAATACACGTTCCATTTCTAAATAATATAACACAAACTTGATGATTCTTCAGATTTTTATAGACCCAAGACCATGTTTACAGAGTATGgagtacaaacaaaatatacaatacGATGATGACAAAGTAATGACACCTGGCAGGAATGAAGTGCAacataaattacttaaacaaagGTAAAACATTATTCAAGAAGGCACCTAATTCACAAATAACCTTCTGAATATTTTTACATAGATTGACGGTTTAAATAGTAGTTTAGCAAGTACTTTTCCCCATTATTCAATATGCCCACGTTcttttattcaaacaaaatgtgatacTGGTCTCCTGTATGGTTGCAGTGCCTCTGACTCCTATCCAAGCCTTTATATCTTCCAGTGACCTTGTGGATTCTGGTGTTGTTAAACTTGAAGTTACAAATAGCCTGTctgtcatttagtttttttatttataaaaaaaaggtactttttaaatttaaactccAGTTTAAATTCAACATAAAGATCACACACTGACATACTACTGAGCTCGTTTTGTCACCTCTGGATGAACTGATCTTTATTGACCTCTGATATTGATTCACGGGATTGATTTCATCAGTAAGTTAGTCAGTCTCGACTGATGGCTAATGTGCGACACATATTATACTCAGAGGGCTTCTTAATTTGGCGACTGCTCAGCTAGCGTTTCCCTGAATGCATGTGGGGGTTTGAAAAAGTGAATATCCTGGAAGCTAAACCTGAAATACACtcaagcagctataatcaatagtTTTAgcgtgaaaggggtcgctcgtagtgatgaacctaatATGATTTCTCATACATCTTGGCATCGTCTCAAAATTTAAGACCTATGGTGATTCAAAATAAGCTTTTTATGATGAACGATTAACGATTCACTGGAACCCTGAATGCATACAACAAACTAGTGTGACGAACCTAACCTCTTAAAAGATCTAATCTAATATCTACAAGCAAATCCACTTTCCTATATTTACTAATCAGGACAAATATagcaaacatacattttcaccGTTATCAAATGTACCCATTTTATGACTGACTAAATAGAGCCAAATTATTTGAATGTATGGTGTGAGCTGACAGTTTGGAGAATGGACAACTTACCTTTACCAAAGTTTCTCCTGTCCACGTTGCCGTTCTGGTCTTTGTGACTCTGGAGTTGTCTTGGGTCAATCTCCTGCAGCTCGCTGACCTCTGACcactcgtcctcctcctcctcctcatcgcTCTCCATCTTTGTGACTGCTGTCTTGGTCACACCACCCACTGACCTCCTGGCCTGCTGGGGGTTGGAGGAGAATGAGTGCATGGCTGGAGCCTGCCTGGCCTGGACTGGACTGGCTTTGCTTGCTCTGATTTGGACTGGGGTCGCCTGGTTTAGTCTGGTCTGTGGTGATTTGCCCCTCTGGTGTTTTCGGGGCTGTGCCTCCTCCATATCGGTCTCCTCTTCTTCAGATTCCTCATCTGAACTGAAAGGAGGGGTCCTCAGAAATCAGAGAAACAGTTTTTTACTAatcattcaacatttttttttaaagctatatAAAATACTGGTTACAGTCTGCATTAAAGACATGAATTTGTGTTATATAATTAAGAGAAATTGCAGTCAGCCTACTCCTGACTGATTAAACCAAATTCTTCATTCTTAAAGTGCAGCCATTTATCCCATTCTCCTTTAAATCtacatttttcagaaacatGATGGGCACTGGTAAAATCATGCTGTTAGAAGCATAAAAAGAGAAGATGTTTTATGCAGCTGCGGTCATCCTAGTTAAGACCTGATTCATAACTAGCACCTGGCCACATATGTTCTCTATACACATTTATCATGACTATACAATTCAATTATTTTCTGCTTTCCAGCAGCCTGTTGCACCAGCTTAAAAGTTGGATTCTAAGTTTGAGCGTAGTAACACATACTATGTAACAAATAGTTAGTTTCACACTAAACTCACCACTTTGTTCAGTTGCACCGTCCCTAAATACGTTATAACTAAGTCCACTGCAATCACGTTTCACCTAGCACCTTAGCAGTTACATGTTTCTGTTACAAATAACCAAGCGATGCCAGCTGCAATTCCCCTATCAAGTAAATGCAGCATAAAATCACATTGTGCCCTCTTCTAATCTGACTAACGGTTACGGTACAGCACAATGCTGAGCGTGCATGTCAGTGTCATCGTAAATGTCAAGTGATGTGGTCTGTCACTGTAATGCAATGTGCTCTTGGTGTAAATAGAATATAGAAAATCCTCTGGATCTTCTATCATTactctctcctgtctttctaACCAATCCACCATAACACCAGTTATAAGGAATGACTCGGGGAGGTGTACATTTTAAGTTCTATCTTAACTCTTTTTAGTTACTAATTTGTATGGTGCAACCTCAGATGCAGCTGCTTCTCTTATCAACTTTGTTGCAACACTGTCAAATACTCTGAAGGTGGTTTTGGGTGATTGTGTTGTGGTTTGGTTGCATTTACATCTTTTAATATATGTAATGTATTCTCGCTCCATCCTACTGTAATTTAATTATCTAGGACACATATTAATACCTATTAGACATTTATGGAGAACTACAGGAAACCATTtcattttacacagttttttCTTTACTTGGTTTTGAAGGTCCTCTGAGCGGTCTTGGTGTTGGGTGTAGATGTCTTGGGTTGAGTGGCGGTCTTGGTCCTTGGCGCCGGCTGGGGGGTCTTGGGCTGTTTGACTGCAGGTCCGGACATCACCTGGGTCGCTCTGGAGGGCAGACTACTGGATCGAGGCCGGATCTGCAACACTGCACGCAGACAAAAACGGGTAATATAGACACAGTTAGTGGATCAGTCACTGACAGTGCGTCAGAGCTTAACTCAGCTTATGTGGCGGCAAACAAGCTTTCACAGATTAGACTGATAATGAtggatgcacacacagtcaaaaCCTTTTACAAGACGCTAATGCAATAGTGGGTGACGACGAGCTAGCTGAACTTCTCTAAAGCACAAAGTAGTACAGTGCGGTTACTATTGGTCTGTGGGCAGAGTAAGAAGATGATCTCCTGTGCTAAGAGACTTTTCGATGACTCACCTTGAACTGACTGCCTGGATCTGGCCTGTGACTCAGGAGCAGGGTCGCTGCCTCTCCTCTGACCGCCCAGCTTCTGCTCCATAGTGCTGGCTATCTCCTCCCGATGGCGCCAGAAGTCAGGAAAATCCTTTGCAATGCTCTCCCGCTTTGAATGCGCCTTGGCCAGGATGGAACTGAACTCTTTGTTCTTCACACCACTCTGATGCTGAGAGGAGGTACAGGAAATTATGAGTAATATAAAACAGGTTAAGTAAAAGAACAATTAAGAGTATTTTCTTAGATTGTATGCTGTACAATACTTCTTAAGCTTCCTGAACCTTACTTATAAGTGTGAACTTACAGGCTTGACTCCCAGGTACTCCAGCTTCTTAATAACAGCCTGCTCGAGCTCCGGCCGCATATTCTTCTTGATGTTGGTGTTTTTCAGAGCGCTGCTGGTCGCCCGCTGTTTCTTCTCTGGTACAGGCTCAGGCTTCTTCTCCACTGGCCTCCTCTCAGAGATGCTGCTGGAGTCTGTAAAAGAAATCTCACTTCATCAGCCATTTATGGATAATCAGGCTCTAATTGCAGGTGGCAGGGgcaaaaaggagaaaacaatgAGCATGCATTTGCCAGTTTTCACAGCAAGCTCCATGCTAAAGGTTCGGTTGGGTAGATGGATGTGACTGCAATGGGGCAGGCACAAGAGGAGAATGTCTACAAGTTTATTTGCCACAAACATGGTAACAAGATGACGGGTGGACATAAATGATCAGCAGTGCTGACATGGCAGGCGTCACAGAATATCACAGACCATGAGCTTGTTTCTCGTACTAAGGTCATGCCTTTCAAGTCAGTGTGGACTAAGATTATTTCAGTCCCGGCACACTTCAGGAAAAGGCTGCCCACAACAGACTGATGCATCCATGCAGACAGCATGCAGTCGGCCGGCTCTGTTGGTTTTATTGTCCGTTttacctctctcctcttctgacAGCTCCTGTATAGGATCCAGCTTAGGAGCAGAGACTGGCTCCTCTAATTGGACAGCAAATGAGGTCAAAGGCATAAAATAAGAGAGGGGGCCTAATGTGGTGACAGCACTGTTTTATTAAGAGTTTGCATTATGTAAATCTTTCATGCACAAAAGCACATGCTCAGCCTCTCTGGGAGagacaatgtttttattttctaatttttctaAGTCTAATGACAGCTGGCTTCTACTAACTTACCAAGTACAACTCTCTTTGGTTTGGGCTCCGGAGCTGGTGCACTAACAATGACTGAAAAACAGAGAATACAATGAATGCATTAGGATCCTACATGCAGTTTCCTTCAGTGAAAAACGTTTCTGATGAAAAAGTAACTGAAAAGGAATCCATACCTGGTACTTCCACTACTTTGGTGGGTGGATGTGAGGAAATATTCCTTATCTGTAAGTAGAAAAAAATATCACTTATTATACCTCATGATCATGCATAATGAAGGTTGAAGCCGTTCAATATATTGTGTATAActctgtaattacctctctatatagtagtttttattGGTAGTGGTGAATTCCACCATTCCCACGCTGCATTCAAATTAACTACCTATGCaggagggattcacaggaaccgatgcagcatgtaatccagtgttactatttgtaattttatctcactgacatcagcctcactgtttgctgttcactctcctacagCTGTaacagagctgtattaagttgCTGCTAATGCTTATTTGAGTGTATGAGGTGGGTGAATGAGTAACTCAATGTACGGTTTATTTGAATTACCTCATAAATCATACTCATTGGACATCCCCATACTGTGACAGTGAATGAACAATTTCAGCTActctttttggtttgtttttctgtttgactGCCAGTGGCTGTATCATGGGGAGGGCTTTCGACCTGTGTGTAGCTGTCCcttggttgtgtttttgtatttacttgttctaaaagttcataaaaaaaagaaaagaaaaagcattcaactggcaACACATGGCGATCgtttatcaaaaatgtgtctCCAAAACAAGACGTGGTcattttttggtcatttttaaagatgtcaAGGAGGAATGGAACAAGGCTGCACACCTCCTCAGCAAGGTAACCAGCTCCTTTTACCGTTCCAAAACTACCGGCACTGTGTGCAGTAGGATATCAGATGGTGGTTTATGGCATGATGAaaaattaattataaattattgactgacttctttattaaaaacaacatgagtTTCTTTGGCtacactgtaaacagatacactaGCTGCTCTTCTGCTGTATTTCGGACTAGGGTTGGGTGATATGACGGTATATAGTGGTAGAGATTTTTTCCACCGCGGAAGCTATCCCTTAGCAGCGTTTCCCCTACCATTGCCTTGGGCAGGGGGGTGGCACACCCCCccgaaagaaagaaacaaaatattttatttatgttgtttacCTAATTTATGTGTACTCGTTTCATTTCAGCCGAGTGTGAGAGTCTTTACTgcgttttgctgtcatttacaGGTCGCGctagtttctctcctctcctctgctacCTGTATTTCACCGAGGGCAAGgctagcacacacacaggttaagTTACAGGAGTTGATGGCGACTCGTTACGTAACGCTGAAATTCAACTGTGGTGTTCTGTCgggagatgcagtgacttaaaccaATGGTGAGTAAGAAAAAGCCATAGTGCCCACCcctatttctgacaaagtagctgctcaaggagtGTTTGCTGCCCCAAGAACTCTGGGGCCTACAGTATTAAACCGCACTTGTTGTTACCACTAGTAACCACAGGAGTTGCCAATCAACCAGAACTAAAAGCTTCAggattttaactttaaatgcaaCTTAATATGAGATGCATGTCatacaacatactgtaagttTTCAGCCACTTAATCTTCTATCTTCAGTAAGAAATGTGGAGCTATTCCAAGAAAAGCATCAGCTTCCTGTTAACTGTGGCTCCTGTCAAATGTACAGTATCATCATGTCGCAATACACCACAATCTGAACCCATGTAGCAAATACAGGATATCCTGAACAAGGGCTGACCGCCCGCCTCACTTCCTCTCCCAACATAATAACAGTGGACATTGATGGCTGTGTGAGTGGGAATCAGTGTTAACCTGCTCCCTCTGAGCCTTGATGGTTTGCTCCTTCTCCTGCAGCCGCCTGCCCATGTCCTGCTGCAACCACTGGCTGCGCTCCTGGTGCTCGGACACAGACGACTGCATTCTGCTCAGCTCGTTCAGCAACTGGAAGACGACGGGAGGaggatgcattttccagctggCTGATTTCTAACAAACACTTATAGATGCTTTAATGGCATGATATTTATGACAAATACTACAACATACCTGATTCTTTTCAGACTCGTGTTGAGCCTTTATTTCCTGCAGCCTGGATTCCCACTTTTTATCCTAGAAGAGAATATTTTTGTACTCAAAATAACTTAATTCACTTCTAGGCTTTAAAACAAtatctctcctctccactgACCTGTTTCTTCAGTTGGTGTTCCAGCTTTTGGATGGCTTGTatctgcatctctttgtagttgttcaGATCTCTCTCTGGCTGCGAGTGAACAGGGCTGGCTGACTTTTCATGCTTGGCTGtctgattctgatttgcttcctatgaatgaaaatacatgtgaaataacaaaaaaagacatgaataaAAGACATCCTGAAGaccaaatgtaatgtaaaacacTATTAGGAAGCTACTGAACGGATTATCCCTATATGCAGCGTTGACATTGACCGCCACATATTGATGTTCTATTTTTTAGCGCATTGATTcgctcagcctctctctctctcatttctgcACTCGTTGATGCCGATGTCATCGTTGGTTTCGATCATTTTGATAGGCTACGTAATTATTATCATGCCTCCACAGgcagctcacctgctgttgtgtgtaggtgtgtgtgtgtgtagggaaaagagaactgaaagcaaggtgagcagattaaagaaGATTCTAGAAATAGGGAAATATatgaatgtattctttcaaatattatagcCTATATGTCTATATATGATATTTTCTATAGATAAATATTAACCTCTCCACCCCAATCCCCCCACCCCATCGCTGTCCCCGCCACAGTTACACTGCCATTCTGTGGGAAACGCTGCCATGTATCATTTCCGTACATTGAGAGCCTGGATATTTCGGGTGTAAAGAAATTCCATCTCCCTGCGCATGCCATCCCTGCTGTCTTCTATCTTTCTGTCCATGCGTGCCATCTCCTCAGCCTTAAAacggtccagctctctcagcaGGTCTTTGTGCATGGACTGCTGCTCTTTTTCCTgcaatcacaacaacaacaaacaaaaaaaactcagTCACTATGAAACCAGAAAGGACTGGCATAAAAGTAGAAACtttgaaagttgtttttttaaaagggttACTCAAAATCAGCTTTCAATATGTAAACCTGAAACGGCATAAACAGGTTAAGATAAAGAGGTAATTTACTGACAACTGAAGCAAAGCTTGCTCATGTAAcaatgtagggctgcaacaactcattattttcattatcgataaatctgcttattatttttttagtaatcgattcatcgttttgtctgtaaaatgtcagaaaataatacaaacccccccaaaaagccCAACATTATTTCCCAAACCCCTGGACGACATGTTGAAAAAGCCCCAAACCcataaaatcctcacatttgagtaGCTGAAACTAGagaaagtttggcattttttctttaaaaattacTCATAATAGTACCCGATAAATTTGCAGTCGATCACAGCTCTATCACAATGGTCCGGCTTTCCTACCTGAGCTGTTTTGACTTGCAAGGCATGTTGCTCCTGAACAATCTGCTCCTTCAGATTGTTGATCTCCAATTTGAGGCTTTCAATCTGAGATTTCTTCTCACTGTCTGACCGCAATTCTggaaagaagtaaaaaaaaaaaaaaaaaaaaaccaagatATTTAATGTAACAATACAATGTGAgggaatattttatatttcacctGCAAATACATCTTCACGAGACTCCATCCTAAAATTGTTCAATGCGTCCTCCTGACTCCTACCTTTAGTTCATGTATTATCATACTCTCTCAATCTATCCCTCACTAAACTGCTCAGCAAACCTTTATGACTGGCTGACTTACGGATCTCATACTCGTCAGGGTGGCGGCGCTgcatgtgattctggagaaaggAGGAATTGAGGAAGGACTTATCACACTGTGGAcactaaaagaaacaaaaaaaatatgttgaCTCGGAAACAGGAAAACTGACAGCACAGTTTAGATGACCTTAAGTATCAGTAAGATGTTGGTCTGAATTTGATAATGATTAATACTTAAGTTGGCAGTATTTTCATAACATTATTCAGTATATACactatatttttcacatttcactctCATTGTACTTCAACAACTGGTTCACGAATCAATAGGCAGTCACTCAAATCAgggctgtgtccgaaatcactccctgttttacggtggccctgagagcacaacacactgcagcttaagaaaacacatccaaagagacaaaacacaagcagatgaagaaaacatcttcaccaattcaacaacacatacacagcatttagaaaaaaaaaactgtacaaagAAATAACACAGGCAATTCATCGATCTGACAACACATATGCAGCATAACAGTATTCAATGCAAATACAGGAAACAAAACCAAGTACACAAACGgttgtgtggtgtgtgtatttg includes these proteins:
- the dzip1 gene encoding zinc finger protein Dzip1 isoform X4, which encodes MPFHDGAYYPYTSDAQGTQSSAGIPSLLNSPLSQHSVNGHSVPAPGMTPSSGASTILPFKFRPRRESVDWRRINAVDIDLVVSQLDVDALQEHISTVTFCSLDGERCQRCQSPVDPALVKLLQLAQLTVEWLLHCQEFLTLGLHTAEERLAAAGREREQLLAQQKKQEEKVQTLTAELKQRKKVIRTQQSLLAPRIISSHKCPQCDKSFLNSSFLQNHMQRRHPDEYEIQLRSDSEKKSQIESLKLEINNLKEQIVQEQHALQVKTAQEKEQQSMHKDLLRELDRFKAEEMARMDRKIEDSRDGMRREMEFLYTRNIQALNEANQNQTAKHEKSASPVHSQPERDLNNYKEMQIQAIQKLEHQLKKQDKKWESRLQEIKAQHESEKNQLLNELSRMQSSVSEHQERSQWLQQDMGRRLQEKEQTIKAQREQIRNISSHPPTKVVEVPVIVSAPAPEPKPKRVVLDSSSISERRPVEKKPEPVPEKKQRATSSALKNTNIKKNMRPELEQAVIKKLEYLGVKPHQSGVKNKEFSSILAKAHSKRESIAKDFPDFWRHREEIASTMEQKLGGQRRGSDPAPESQARSRQSVQVLQIRPRSSSLPSRATQVMSGPAVKQPKTPQPAPRTKTATQPKTSTPNTKTAQRTFKTKTPPFSSDEESEEEETDMEEAQPRKHQRGKSPQTRLNQATPVQIRASKASPVQARQAPAMHSFSSNPQQARRSVGGVTKTAVTKMESDEEEEEDEWSEVSELQEIDPRQLQSHKDQNGNVDRRNFGKENKINDLARQMEKQFAERAVKKPAGGVSILPERKDEVQELTYTDLEESSEWMVSSLEDRQEMSKPAQGSGPMRKSLDSPSTSVWGTSTGKAAKSGLTEAGTGSTLKSSLCSLSDISDSEDISNKHNRHYS